A section of the Triticum dicoccoides isolate Atlit2015 ecotype Zavitan chromosome 7A, WEW_v2.0, whole genome shotgun sequence genome encodes:
- the LOC119330633 gene encoding FCS-Like Zinc finger 6-like — protein sequence MTTLGKRHRNSSSMRRTTSMSGFAVPPEEEAAGRQPTRAARGASAAPAQTEWGAAFQRRHSGDFNAAVETAAFLKACGLCCRRLGPGRDTFIYMGEVAFCSLECRQQQMNLDELKDKKCFPATGSGGSDGTSGTVAAA from the exons ATGACGACGCTGGGGAAGAGGCACCGGAACAGCAGCTCCATGCGGCGGACCACCAGCATGTCGGGCTTCGCGgtgccgccggaggaggaggcggccgggcgccagcccacgcgggcggccaggggcgcctCGGCCGCGCCGGCGCAGACGGAGTGGGGCGCCGCCTTCCAGAGGCGCCACTCCGGGGACTTCAACGCCGCCGTCGAGACGGCCGCCTTCCTCAAGGCCTGCGGCCTCTGCTGCCGCCGCCTCGGCCCCGGCCGCGACACCTTCATATACAT GGGCGAGGTGGCCTTCTGCAGCCTGGAGTGCAGGCAGCAGCAGATGAACCTGGACGAGCTCAAGGACAAGAAGTGCTTCCCGGCGACCGGCAGCGGCGGCTCCGACGGCACCAGCGGCACGGTGGCCGCCGCCTAG